One Ricinus communis isolate WT05 ecotype wild-type chromosome 7, ASM1957865v1, whole genome shotgun sequence genomic region harbors:
- the LOC8288322 gene encoding cytochrome P450 724B1 has protein sequence MAATGCSWLGVLVGIFCGLLGIIFNHFLPMFLKRGSDHVPKGSFGWPILGETLGFLKPHASNSLGKFLQDHCSRYGKVFKSHLFFSPTVVSCDQELNYFILQNEGKLFQCSYPKPIHGILGNVSMLVAVGDTHKRLRNVALSLVNITKSKPEFLNDIERTTIQILNSWKDKKQVMFCEEARKFTFNVIVKQVLGLTPEEPETTKILKDFLTFMKGLISLPLYIPGTPYARAVQARSRISSTVKAIIEERRRNVDCRSKRRSDFLEILLSVDTLSEDEKVSFVLDSLLGGYETTSLLMAMVVHFLANSPTALDQLKLEHQNIRSMKEKDEYLNWEDYKNMEFTQNVISEALRYGNIVKFVHRKALQDVKFGGYLIPSGWKVLPVFTAVHLDSSLHASALQFHPWRWETQDQTCKKFTPFGGGSRCCPGSELAKVEVAFFLYHLVQNFRWRTEDVEQDQPIAYPYVEFQRGLMLHLEECSILSPE, from the exons atGGCTGCTACTGGATGTTCTTGGCTTGGTGTTTTAGTTGGTATTTTTTGTGGTCTTTTGGGTATTATCTTCAATCATTTCTTGCCCATGTTCTTGAAACGTGGTAGTGATCATGTTCCTAAAGGTTCTTTTGGGTGGCCAATATTAGGTGAAACACTTGGTTTTTTAAAGCCTCATGCTTCTAATTCTCTTGGAAAATTTCTCCAAGATCATTGTTCTAG GTATGGGAAAGTGTTCAAATcccatttatttttctctccaACAGTTGTGTCATGTGATCAAGAACTTAACTACTTCATTCTTCAGAATGAAGGGAAGTTATTTCAGTGCAGTTATCCAAAGCCTATTCATGGAATTCTTGGCAATGTTTCGATGCTTGTTGCAGTGGGTGATACTCATAAAAGACTCAGAAATGTTGCCCTTTCACTCGTCAACATTACCAAATCAAAACCAGAGTTTCTTAATGACATTGAAAGAACTACTATTCAAATACTTAACTCCTGGAAAGATAAAAAACAAGTCATGTTCTGTGAAGAGGCAAGAAAg TTCACTTTCAATGTAATAGTAAAGCAAGTGCTAGGCTTAACACCAGAAGAGCCAGAGACTACCAAAATTCTTAAAGATTTTCTCACATTTATGAAAGGGCTCATATCTCTGCCTCTCTATATTCCTGGAACTCCATATGCTAGAGCTGTTCAG GCTAGAAGCAGGATATCCTCTACTGTCAAAGCAATTAtagaggaaagaagaagaaatgttGATTGTAGATCAAAAAGGAGAAGTGATTTCCTTGAGATACTTCTAAGTGTTGATACCTTATCTGAAGATGAAAAAGTTAGTTTTGTGTTGGATTCTCTGTTGGGTGGATATGAAACCACCTCTCTCTTAATGGCTATGGTAGTTCATTTTCTAGCTAACTCACCCACAGCATTAGATCAGCTAAag CTGGAGCATCAAAACATAAGAAGCATGAAGGAGAAAGATGAGTATTTGAACTGGGAAGATTATAAAAACATGGAATTTACTCAAAAT GTCATCAGTGAAGCACTTAGATATGGGAACATTGTAAAATTTGTGCACCGAAAGGCTTTGCAAGATGTCAAATTTGGAG gTTACTTAATTCCATCAGGTTGGAAGGTCCTACCAGTTTTTACAGCAGTGCATCTAGACTCATCTCTGCATGCAAGTGCTCTACAGTTTCATCCATGGAGATGGGAG ACACAAGATCAAACATGCAAGAAATTTACACCTTTTGGTGGAGGTTCTAGATGCTGCCCAGGATCTGAACTTGCCAAGGTTGAGGTCGCATTCTTTCTGTACCACCTTGTACAGAATTTCAG ATGGAGAACAGAAGATGTAGAGCAAGACCAACCCATAGCATATCCATATGTAGAATTTCAAAGAGGGCTGATGCTACATTTGGAAGAATGTTCTATTTTGAGCCCAGAGTGA